In Terriglobus aquaticus, the genomic window GGTTCTCTTCAGCACGATTGCGGCATTCCGGCTTTCGCACTTTCCGAATAATCACGGCACGCCCTGGCTGCTGGTGCCGCTGGTCTGTGCGATCGCCGGCACAGCCGATACGACCCGCTGCATGCAAAAGCGCTGGAACTGGTATCACGGCGGTGTGGTGCTGTGCCTGTACACCGACCTGATGGCCATCGGGATGATCACGTTTTTTCTTCTGTACCCCTTGTGGCTGTGACCTGTAGTCTTCCGTACAGTCACCAAGCCACATCGGGAGAAAAGCATGTTCAAGGGATTCCGCGACTTCATTCTGCGCGGCAACGTAGTCGACCTTGCGGTTGCCGTGATCATCGGCGCGGCCTTTGGTGCCATCACGGCATCGCTTACGGCAGACGTAATTACACCGTTGATCGCCGCACTGATCGGCGCGCCGGACTTCTCCTCCCTCGTGATTCACGTGCCCGTCCTGCACCAAGTTCCACCGCCGTCTCCGCTGCCCGCGGGGTACGTGGCCCCGGGCGAGTTGCACATTGGCAAATTCCTGAACGCGGTAATCAACTTTCTGCTGAACGCGGCGGCGATCTACTTCATGATTGTGGTTCCTATGAAGTACGTGATGTCGCGCATCGAAAAGCCTGCCGCCCCCACCACCCGGCCTTGCCCGCAGTGCCTCAGTGACATCCCGGTTGCGGCAACCCGCTGCAAATTCTGCACGGAGCCCGTGTCCGCCGTATAGCTGCACGGCTTCTGCCTGAGAACTTAGAAACAGGAAGGCCGCCCTCTTGGGGCGGCTTTCTTTGGCTGCTTAAGGCTTAGCGCAGAGCCATCTGCTCGGTCACGATCTGCGTCAGGTCGGGCTTGCGCAGCCCGTGAACCTCTTCGTTGTACTTATCCACCTTGCTCGACCAGTTCATGGAGCAGAACTTCGGCCCACACATGCTGCAGAAAGCCGCTTCCTTGTAGTAGTCGTCCGGCAGGGTCTCGTCGTGCATGCCACGAGCTGTTTCGGGATCGAGCGACAGCGCGAACTGCTTGTCCCAATCGAAGGTGTAGCGGGCGTGCGAGATTGCGTCGTCGCGGTCGCGGGCGCCGGGGCGATGCCGTGCGATGTCTGCAGCGTGCGCCGCGATCTTGTACGCGATGATGCCGTCTTTCACGTCCTTCTCGTTCGGCAGTCCCAGGTGTTCCTTGGGCGTCACGTAGCAGAGCATCGCCGCACCATGCCATCCGATCATTGCCGCGCCGATCGCGGAGGTGATGTGGTCGTAGCCGGGCGCGATGTCCGTCACCAGCGGTCCAAGCACGTAGAACGGAGCACCGTCGCAAAGCTCCACTTCCTTATCGACCTGCTCCTTGATCTTGTCCATGGGGACGTGCCCCGGGCCTTCGATCATCACCTGCACGTCGTCCTTCCACGCCTGCCGGGTCAGTTCGCCGAGTGTCTTCAGTTCCGCGAACTGCGCTTCGTCGCTGGCATCGGCAACACTGCCGGGGCGCAGTCCGTCGCCAAGCGAGTAGCTCACGTCGTACTTGGCCATGATCTTGGTGATGCGATCGAAGTTCTCGTACAGGAAGTTCTGCTTGTGGTGCGCGGTCATCCACTGCGCCATGATGGCGCCGCCGCGCGACACGATGCCCGTGATCCGCTTGCTGACCATGGGGATGTACTGCACCAGGACGCCAGCATGGATGGTGAAGTAATCGACTCCCTGCTGCGCCTGCTCCTCGATCACTTCCAGGTAGAGGTCGATGTTCAGATCTTCCACGCGCTTCACGCGGCCAAGCGCCTCGTACAGCGGCACGGTGCCAATGGGCACGGGCGAGTGGCGTAGGATGGCTTCGCGAATCATCGGGATATCCCCGCCGGTAGACAGGTCCATCACCGTGTCCGCGCCATAGTGCACCGCGGTGTGCAGCTTGCGCAGCTCCTCGTCTACATTGCTGGTGATTGCGGAGTTTCCGATGTTGGCGTTGATCTTGCAGAGCGAGCCGACGCCGATCGCCATTGGCTCCAGCTCCGGATGCATGATGTTGGCCGGAATGATCATGGTGCCGCGCGCAATTTCGGAGCGGATGAACTCGGGGTCCAGCTTTTCCTTGTGCGCAACATAGGCCATCTCCTCGGTGATGAGGCCTTTGCGGGCAAAGTGCATCTGGCTCATGTTGGTGTCGCCGGTGCGCGCGGCCTCTTCGCGGCGCTTCACAATCCACTCGGCGCGCGGCTTTGGCACGGCGTAGTCATTGCCGGCCGGCTGGCGGTGTCCGTTTTCCGCCTTGTACCCATAGGGGTTGCCGCCGCCGTGGTTCCCGTTGCCGTTGCCGTTTGTCGCCGAAAATGCGCCCATTTTGTGCAGTTCTCCTGTGGTTCGCGCTTCGGTCGAGTATACGCCGCGCCAGCTTTCTCCTTCCGTCGGTGGAGGCCGAAACCGGCCCGCCCTGCTACGCTAAGAGCATGAAGTCTGGTAGCTCCATCAAGGTGATTGCCGCAACCGCGATCATCGTGGGTGTCGTGTTGTGGCTGGCCATCAGCGGCGCCAAAGACGCGAAAAGCTATTACGTGACCATTGCCGAAATGCAGAAGCTGGGCGACAAGGCGTACACCCGCAACCTGCGCGTCGCCGGCAACGTGAAGCCCGGGTCAATTCACCGCGTAGGAACTCACGCCGACTTCGTGCTGCTGGAGCTTGGCAAGGAACTGCCCGTGCAATACAACGGCACGGAACCACCGCCTGACACATTCAAAGACGACGCTCAGGCTTTGGCCATGGGTCACCTTGGCCGCGACGGCGTATTTCAGGCGAACCAGTTACAGGCCAAGTGCGCCAGCAAGTACGCTCCCGCACAGCCCGGTCAGAAAAAGGCCCTCGTAGCGCCGACCGCGGCGA contains:
- a CDS encoding permease; protein product: MQNRPDPRFHGSERAPLRGGRPRSPALPLRAHLRRFVDLRYRSVSRGSLLVLFSTIAAFRLSHFPNNHGTPWLLVPLVCAIAGTADTTRCMQKRWNWYHGGVVLCLYTDLMAIGMITFFLLYPLWL
- the mscL gene encoding large conductance mechanosensitive channel protein MscL, encoding MFKGFRDFILRGNVVDLAVAVIIGAAFGAITASLTADVITPLIAALIGAPDFSSLVIHVPVLHQVPPPSPLPAGYVAPGELHIGKFLNAVINFLLNAAAIYFMIVVPMKYVMSRIEKPAAPTTRPCPQCLSDIPVAATRCKFCTEPVSAV
- the thiC gene encoding phosphomethylpyrimidine synthase ThiC translates to MGAFSATNGNGNGNHGGGNPYGYKAENGHRQPAGNDYAVPKPRAEWIVKRREEAARTGDTNMSQMHFARKGLITEEMAYVAHKEKLDPEFIRSEIARGTMIIPANIMHPELEPMAIGVGSLCKINANIGNSAITSNVDEELRKLHTAVHYGADTVMDLSTGGDIPMIREAILRHSPVPIGTVPLYEALGRVKRVEDLNIDLYLEVIEEQAQQGVDYFTIHAGVLVQYIPMVSKRITGIVSRGGAIMAQWMTAHHKQNFLYENFDRITKIMAKYDVSYSLGDGLRPGSVADASDEAQFAELKTLGELTRQAWKDDVQVMIEGPGHVPMDKIKEQVDKEVELCDGAPFYVLGPLVTDIAPGYDHITSAIGAAMIGWHGAAMLCYVTPKEHLGLPNEKDVKDGIIAYKIAAHAADIARHRPGARDRDDAISHARYTFDWDKQFALSLDPETARGMHDETLPDDYYKEAAFCSMCGPKFCSMNWSSKVDKYNEEVHGLRKPDLTQIVTEQMALR
- a CDS encoding cytochrome c maturation protein CcmE, encoding MKSGSSIKVIAATAIIVGVVLWLAISGAKDAKSYYVTIAEMQKLGDKAYTRNLRVAGNVKPGSIHRVGTHADFVLLELGKELPVQYNGTEPPPDTFKDDAQALAMGHLGRDGVFQANQLQAKCASKYAPAQPGQKKALVAPTAAMVSR